One part of the Vitis riparia cultivar Riparia Gloire de Montpellier isolate 1030 chromosome 6, EGFV_Vit.rip_1.0, whole genome shotgun sequence genome encodes these proteins:
- the LOC117916879 gene encoding secoisolariciresinol dehydrogenase-like: MVSSSLLSSVARRLEGKVAVITGGAGGIGSCTAKLFCQHGAKVLIADIQDEKGHSICKDLGPTSASFVHCDVTKELDVGNAIDKAISKYGKLDIMFNNAGILGPYRPNILDNDADEFENTMRVNVLGTFLGTKHAARVMAPAGRGSIINTASVCSVVGGVATHSYTSSKHAILGLTRNTAVELGKFGIRVNCVSPYLVPTSLSRKFMNLGEDDPFVNVYSNLKGVSLEVEDVTEAVLYLGSDDSKYVSGHNLVLDGGLTILTPSNMFEM; the protein is encoded by the coding sequence actGGAAGGGAAGGTGGCCGTGATCACAGGCGGTGCCGGGGGCATCGGATCTTGTACTGCCAAGCTTTTCTGTCAGCATGGTGCCAAAGTCCTCATCGCAGACATTCAAGATGAAAAAGGCCACTCCATTTGCAAGGACCTAGGCCCTACTTCTGCTTCCTTCGTCCACTGTGATGTCACCAAAGAACTGGACGTGGGCAATGCCATTGACAAGGCTATTTCCAAGTATGGGAAGCTTGATATCATGTTCAACAATGCCGGTATTCTAGGGCCCTACAGACCCAATATACTTGACAACGATGCAGATGAATTTGAGAATACCATGCGGGTTAATGTACTGGGGACATTCTTGGGCACCAAACATGCGGCTCGTGTAATGGCCCCAGCTGGCCGCGGAAGCATAATCAATACTGCTAGCGTTTGTTCAGTAGTTGGTGGGGTCGCAACACATTCCTATACAAGCTCGAAGCACGCCATATTGGGGCTGACGAGGAACACAGCGGTTGAGCTTGGGAAGTTTGGAATTCGAGTTAACTGtgtctcaccttatttagtTCCGACATCGCTGTCAAGGAAATTCATGAATTTAGGAGAGGACGACCCCTTTGTAAATGTTTATTCTAACCTCAAAGGGGTGTCTCTCGAGGTTGAAGATGTGACGGAAGCTGTTCTATATTTGGGAAGTGATGATTCTAAGTATGTGAGCGGACACAATCTTGTTCTTGATGGTGGTCTCACCATTCTTACACCTTCTAATATGTTTGAGATGTGA